From a single Cotesia glomerata isolate CgM1 linkage group LG6, MPM_Cglom_v2.3, whole genome shotgun sequence genomic region:
- the LOC123266973 gene encoding pyrimidodiazepine synthase-like yields MSVKHLSTGSVPPPVVPGKLRLYSMRFCPYAQRVHLVLDTKKIPYDVVYVNLTDKPEWLIEKSPLGKVPCIEFEDGQVLYESLIIADYLNEAHPEPNLYPSDPRAKAKDKILIERFNGLISLMYKFYLSPSVDRDMFEEALKVLEFFDRELVSRASPFFGGVKPGMVDLMIWPWFERADIIRIMRGENYVIPRERVPRIMEWKAAMKEDPGVKVSCLEPEVHAKYMKSRGAGTPQYDLLVQ; encoded by the exons atgagTGTAAAACATCTGAGTACcg GTTCTGTTCCACCGCCGGTAGTTCCAGGAAAACTACGTCTTTACAGCATGAGATTTTGTCCTTATGCTCAACGTGTGCATCTCGTTcttgatactaaaaaaattcc aTATGACGTCGTTTATGTAAATTTGACTGACAAACCCGAGTGGCTGATTGAAAAAAGTCCCCTTGGCAAAGTTCCTTGCATTGAGTTTGAAGATGGTCAAGTTTTGTACGAAAGTCTTATAATCGCTGATTATTTGAATGAAGCTCATCCAGAGCCTAATTTATATCCCAGCGATCCGAGAGCTAAAGCTAAGGATAAAATTCTAATTGAACGCTTCAATggattaatttcattaatgtacaag ttcTACCTGTCTCCTAGTGTCGATCGCGACATGTTTGAAGAAGCATTGAAGGTACTGGAATTTTTTGACAGAGAACTAGTTTCTCGAGCAAGTCCTTTTTTCGGCGGAGTGAAACCCGGCATGGTTGATCTTATGATTTGGCCTTGGTTCGAAAGAGCTGATATTATTCGTATCATGAGAGGAGAAAATTACGTTATTCCTCGTGAGCGCGTTCCTCGTAtt ATGGAATGGAAAGCTGCTATGAAGGAAGATCCAGGCGTTAAAGTCAGCTGTCTGGAACCTGAAGTTCATGCTAAGTATATGAAGAGTCGTGGTGCTGGTACACCGCAATACGATTTGCTCGTTCAATAA
- the LOC123266974 gene encoding pyrimidodiazepine synthase-like produces MSVKHLKSGSIPPAVVPGKLRLYAMKFCPFAQRARLVLDTKNIPYDMVFVNLNDKPEWLTEKSPLGKVPFIEFEDGQILYESLIVTDYLNEAYPETNLYPSDPRAKAKDKILIERFNSVTILMYRLFTSTKIDPDMFEAMLKELEFYNGELVSRGSLFFNGDRPGMVDLMIWPWFERVGIISIMKGDKYTVPHERVPRIMEWKEAMKKHPGVAVSYLEPDSHAKYMQSHLDGNPQYDF; encoded by the exons atgagTGTGAAACATCTAAAATCAg gTTCCATTCCTCCAGCAGTTGTTCCAGGAAAACTGCGTCTGTATGCAATGAAGTTCTGTCCGTTTGCACAACGTGCTCGATTAGTTCTTGATACAAAAAACATACC GTATGATATGGTGTTcgtaaatttaaatgataaaccCGAGTGGCTGACTGAAAAAAGTCCTCTAGGCAAAGTACCGTTCATTGAATTCGAAGACGGTCAAATTCTCTATGAAAGTCTTATCGTCACCGATTATTTAAACGAGGCTTATCCTGAGACAAATTTATATCCAAGTGATCCAAGAGCTAAAGCGAAGGATAAAATTCTAATTGAACGTTTCAATTCAGTAACTATATTAATGTACAGA cTTTTCACGTCAACGAAAATAGATCCTGATATGTTTGAAGCAATGTTAAAAGAACTAGAATTTTATAACGGAGAACTAGTTAGTCGCGgcagtttatttttcaatggaGATAGACCTGGTATGGTAGATCTAATGATTTGGCCATGGTTTGAAAGAGTTGGTATTATTTCGATCATGAAAGGCGACAAGTATACCGTTCCACACGAACGAGTTCCTCGCATT ATGGAATGGAAAGAAGCTATGAAAAAACATCCAGGTGTTGCAGTCAGTTATCTTGAGCCAGATTCTCATGCTAAGTATATGCAAAGTCATCTAGATGGCAATCCACAGTatgatttttag